From one Acipenser ruthenus chromosome 21, fAciRut3.2 maternal haplotype, whole genome shotgun sequence genomic stretch:
- the LOC117427795 gene encoding acyl-CoA dehydrogenase family member 11-like, with product MVQSLLIAVRMARLSRGPCVGGWERVRGLSSRHSALCAPQRTVEMRETGAAGAEDPSSPFSRSLIGTFFQDQPLLGNQLLEDALLQGYLRRHLPPEVLGEVCSDLECFSERLCSEIQALGRQCEETPPRLQHYDPWGRRVDRIITCPAWGRMKEISAEEGLVAAGYERTYGQWSRVYQVSKLYLYCPSAGLFSCPLAMTDGAAKIIESIGVSGLLEKPFRQLTSRDPKRFWTSGQWMTERKGGSDVASGTETVAKPQPDGTYRLYGFKWFTSATDSDMTLTLARVVDKHGETLQGSKGLSLFYVEVRDEQGNLNNIEVQRLKDKLGTRQVPTAELLLDGVRAQRISEEGRGVASIANMLTITRIHNVISAVGCMRRIINLGREYATKRVVFGKFLKEHPLHMQTMARMEVETRAAFLLLMELSRLLGREETGCASELELDMLRLLTPVAKLYTGKQAVAVISEGLECFGGQGYMEDTGLPVLLRDAQVLSIWEGTTNILSLDVLRSLAKSRGRVLEAFFTDIKRKLEAASVRPALTPAMKAVESSLHRLGQFAQVSSERGPDFMQLSARDFAYSLARIYMGTLLVDHAAWEGASQSDLCAALRWCEQDLCPVVTKEKTGCYSRDSSAMDTALVYEGSPVVKGRL from the exons ATGGTCCAGAGTCTGCTGATTGCAGTCAGGATGGCCAGGCTGTCTCGAGGCCCCTGCGTTGGGGGCTGGGAGAGGGTGAGGGGACTGTCCTCTAGGCACTCAGCTCTCTGTGCCCCGCAGAGAACGGTGGAGATGAGGGAGACGGGAGCAGCAGGAGCAGAGGACCCCAGCTCCCCATTCTCCAGGTCCCTCATTGGAACTTTCTTCCAGGACCAACCACTGCTGGGGAACCAGCTCTTGGAAGATGCCCTGCTCCAGGGCTATTTGAGGAGACATCTCCCCCCTGAG GTGCTGGGGGAGGTGTGTTCGGATCTCGAGTGCTTCTCTGAGAGGCTGTGCAGTGAGATCCAGGCACTGGGGCGGCAGTGTGAAGAGACTCCCCCCCGGCTGCAGCACTATGATCCCTGGGGGCGGCGCGTGGACCGCATCATCACCTGCCCTGCCTGGGGCCGCATGAAGGAGATCTCCGCAGAGGAGGGGCTGGTAGCCGCAGGCTACGAGAGGACATACGGGCAGTGGAG CCGTGTTTACCAGGTGTCCAAGCTGTACCTGTACTGCCCCTCCGCCGGGCTCTTCTCCTGTCCTCTAGCCATGACTGACGGGGCTGCCAAGATCATTGAG TCGATTGGTGTCTCTGGCCTGCTGGAAAAGCCATTCCGACAGCTGACCTCTCGTGACCCCAAGCGTTTCTGGACCTCGGGCCAGTGGATGACCGAACGCAAGGGCGGCTCTGATGTCG CCAGTGGGACAGAGACGGTGGCAAAGCCCCAGCCAGACGGGACCTACCGGCTCTACGGCTTCAAGTGGTTCACCTCTGCCACCGACTCGGACATGACACTGACCCTCGCCAGGGTGGTGGACAAGCACGGGGAAACCCTGCAG GGCAGTAAAGGGCTGTCTCTGTTCTACGTGGAGGTCAGAGATGAGCAGGGCAATCTGAACAACATCGAGGTGCAGCGGCTGAAGGACAAACTGGGCACCAGGCAGGTCCCCACTGCGGAGCTGCTGCTGGACGGGGTGCGAGCCCAGCGG ATCTCTGAGGAGGGAAGAGGAGTGGCTTCTATCGCCAACATGCTGACGATTACCCGGATCCACAACGTCATCTCTGCAGTTGGGTGCATGAGAAG GATAATTAACTTGGGTCGAGAGTACGCCACCAAGCGCGTCGTGTTTGGAAAGTTCTTGAAGGAGCATCCACTTCATATGCAGACCATGGCGAGGATGGAG gtggagACACGCGCTGCCTTCCTGCTGCTGATGGAGCTGTCTCGTCTGCTGGGGAGGGAGGAGACAGGCTGTGCATCTGAGCTGGAGCTGGACATGCTCCGACTGCTCACACCGGTCGCCAAGCTGTACACCGGCAAACAG GCGGTGGCGGTGATTTCGGAGGGGCTGGAGTGTTTCGGGGGTCAGGGCTACATGGAGGACACCGGCCTGCCAGTGCTGCTGAGGGATGCACAG GTCCTGAGTATTTGGGAGGGCACGACCAACATCCTGTCCCTGGATGTCCTGCGCTCGCTGGCAAAGAGCCGGGGCCGGGTGCTGGAGGCCTTCTTCACAGACATCAAG CGGAAATTAGAAGCTGCGTCAGTGAGGCCAGCTCTGACCCCAGCGATGAAGGCAGTGGAGAGCTCCCTCCACAGGCTGGGCCAGTTTGCACAGGTCTCCTCAGAGAGGGGCCCAGACTTCATGCAGCTCTCAGCCCGAGATTTTGCTTACAGCCTGGCCCGGATCTACATGG gCACTCTGTTAGTGGACCATGCTGCCTGGGAAGGAGCCTCACAGTCTGACCTCTGTGCTGCCCTAAG GTGGTGTGAGCAGGATCTGTGCCCAGTTGTTACCAAAGAGAAAACGGGTTGCTATAGCCGTGACTCCTCCGCCATGGATACTGCCTTGGTGTATGAGGGGAGCCCCGTCGTCAAAGGAAGACTGTAA